The genome window TTGTAATTATTGCCCAGGTTCTGGAGACGTGTATGAAAAACTGCGGGAAAAGGTTTCACAGTGAAGTTGGCAAGTTCCGTTTTCTCAACGAACTTATCAAAGTCGTTTCCCCAAAGGTAAAACTCCCCACGAGTTTCTCTGGCTGcttgtttgtttccccccccccccccatctgttgTGTCACATGTTCTCACTTATTGTTGTCCTCCAGTATTTGGGTTCCCGCTCACCAGAGCCGGTTAAAAAGAAGGTTTTGGAGTTGATCTTTAGCTGGACTTTGGGTTTACCTGATGAGGCCAAGATCTCAGACGCCTaccagatgctgaagaaacaaggtGAGATATCCTCAGTTACTAACTAACTTCCCAGAGTTGTGGGAAGGCACCAAACTGTCTCGGGCAAAGTTCATTTTTAATAGTTGGAAGCATTTAACGCTGTTATTTTTTGGCAAATCAGGTATTATTAAACAAGACCCAGAGCTGCCTCCTGACAAGCTGCTGAACCTTCCTCCACCCAGACCCAAGAATGCCATTtttgaggatgaggagaagtCAAAAGTGAGGAATCGTCTGTTCATAATCGCAGTTATTTGAAAATGTGCTTTTGAACACTTCATTAAAAGTGACCTTGGTCGCTCCTGCTGCTAAAACTGTGCTCTCCTCCGGCATCGAGGAAGCCTGTTCAGTCCCTTCTCACCATGAGAACTCTGTCTGCTTTGTCAGGTGTTGTCTCGCCTGTTGAACAGCTCGCACCCCGACGACCTAAAAGCCGCCAACAAACTCATCAAGGAAATGGTCCAGGAGGTAACTATCACTACTTTAATGAACATTAGTGGGATGAGGAAAAAGGGGTCCTGATTTCAGGGTAACAGAAACAGGCCCTAGACGTTCCTGGTTAATCTCCCTGACCtggctgtttttgtgtttttctattggTTAGTGCAGCTTGCTTCGTGTATGATCTTTTCTTCACATGGCGACGCTATTTGTGGCCTCTGTGAAACTCCTTTGGTCCGTTGCAGGATCAGAAGCGAGCGGAGAAGGTGTCCAAGCGGGTGAACGCCATTCAGGAGGTGAATGAGAGCGTCTCCCTGCTGACTCAGCTTCTGCAGGACTACGACGGCACCGCCGACAACCAGAGCAACGCTGAACTCGTCCAGGTGAACCGAGAGATGctttttaacacatttagaCGTCTGTGACGTTGTGATCAACCAGACAACAAACTTGAGATCAATTACTTTGCACTTTCTATTATTGTAAGTAATTTATGTACAAAACCGTTCTTTTCTCAAACCCTTCAGTCATTGGTGTACTTTGGTAGGAAGGGTTATAACGGATTGTTTTGTGTGACCAGGATCTGTACCAGCGCTGTGAGAAGATGAGACCCACACTGTTCAGACTGGCAAGTGATACGGAAGACAACGACGAGGCTCTCGGTGAGCATCACTCGCATCCATCAGTCACTGAACAtcacgaagaaaaaaaaaggagaacggTCGCTCCTTGTTTATTTGCTGCTGCATTCAATATTCACGCGTTAATTAACTGAACTGAACTCTGTGATCTTTCAGAGTCGCGTATTTGACACTCTCACTATATAAAGTCTTTGTCCTTCTTGGTTGTGGTCCAAAGGCTTTTCGACTGGCGTACTGGAGTTGAAGGGTTGAGCTTAGCTGCTTTGGTTGACTATAGTGTAATAAACAACATCCCAAACCTTATTCAAAATAAACCGGCATTTACTAGAAGTTCAAATCTGGCGAAATAAACAAATTCATCACATCGAACTGATTTAAACTGACCAAAATAACCAAAACATGCTGCAGCTGAAGAATGTTTCCTTGTTGCGTATTAGTCCGAATTTTCGGCCCACCTTCCTTCAATAACGGCTTCCACAGATGTGACCTCACGGTCAGGTGAACACTAACACTGTAGTACTGGAGGTAAATaagaaacaatacaaaaaatataaaagttcCGAGACATAACTGACTGTTACCATAACCCTGTAAAAATCAATGTAGAAAACGTTTTCTCCCGTCTGTCCACAGCGGAGATCCTGCAGGCCAACGACAGTCTGACGCAAGTCATCAACCAGTACAAGCAGCAGGTGAAGGGGGAGATGGTGAACGGCAACAACACGTTAAACAGGACCACAGGTGGGTGAAGCCTTCAGAAGACGGACATGAAGGAGTCCACCGGTCGGTCGTAGAATTGTCAGTTAAGCCcgagtcccccactgactgactgactgactactAAAGACACCGTTGGACACTTTCAATAGCATTGCTACTTGTTTTCCGCTGcgctttattttctatttttaatttcatagcATCTATATTTGTCCGTTTGCAATAAAGTGGCGTGTATGCGTTTCTCACAGGCGGAGGAACGGCGCTGCTCGATCTGTCAGGATTGGACACGTCCCCACAGTCTCCCCCGTCCTTCCCAGAATTCCCCACTCCAACAGACCGCCTCCACATCCCTTTGCAGGAGATGGGGATCAGTCTCCTGGATGACGAGCTCATGTCACTTggtaaacccccccaccccccccccccccccccacacacacacacacgtgaagatGCCGTTTGCAGgattttgattgtgtttgttttagatAAATAGTAGCGTCTCTCTTTGTGCATCCCATAGGTTTAAGTGAAGGAACACACACCAATCCCCCCTCCCAGCCCGAGGACTCCACTGCCTGGGACTCCTTCCAGGTTTAGTATTATTTATCTGTCCATCATGTCAACAGGCGTCATCGCCCTCGATACAGCGCCGGTATAATCCAGGCATTCATACTTTCTACTTCCAGTCCTCTGACAGCATAGACGCAGACATCCCAGCAGGACCCAGTCTCCTTCTGAGTCCGGACCCCTCCCACTCTCAGCCCCTTTCGTCCTGCTCCACACCTGGGAACTCGGCCCTGGACGAGCTGGACCTGCTGGGAAAGACGCTGATGCAGCAGTCGCTGCCTCCAGAGGGCCTGCAGGTCAAATGGTATTTAACGAACGCCACTCAAACTGACTCAcattgcgtgcgtgcgtgcgtgtgtgttgtgtgggttAAAGATCGGTTCAATAGCAGCTACTATTGGATTTCTGTCTAGTTTTTAAATCATTGACTCTCCATCGCTGATCAGAGAAGCAGACTGCTACATGCTTTTATTCTGCCTCAAAATGCTCCCCCAGAGGTGAAATGGTATGACATCATACATTCACCCGTAAAGCAAACTGGGATGAATTGTTCAATCATTGGCTTTCAGGGACAAGCAGCAGTGCAAACCCACTCTGAGGGACCTCCAGAGCAAATCTGGGTGCAACATCACCCCGAGCCCCATACCGACCTTCGCCGCGGAACACGCCGCACCGCTCGCCGTCCCTCAGCCCGGCCCCGCGGCCACGTTGCTGGACACGTCCCCGCCTCGCGCAGAGACGCCGCCCGCAGAAGTCACACTGACTGATGTTTTCGTACCGCTAGAATCCATTAAGCCCAGTAGGTTGAACGCCGACGGCTCAAAGCATCTCCCTGCCTGTGAGCGTGGATCATGtactcttccctctctctctctccaggtagTCTGTTACCTGTGACGGTGTTTGACGGACACAGTCTGCGGGTTCTCTTTCACTTTGCCAGCGACTCGCCCCCTTCTCGTCCGGATGTGCTGGTGGTGATCATCTCCATGTTGTCGTCCGCTCCCGTCCCCGTCTGCAAGATAAACTTCCAGACCACGGCTCCGAAGGTCAGCAGGGAGACTGTGTAACTCTCGacttttaaaagacatttgcaaGTGATTCACCGCCGAGTTCaaatgtttgacttgtttttttatttatcaactGTAGTCCATGGCGGTGAAGCTTCAGCCCCCGTCAGGGACCGAGCTCCCGGCCTTCAACCCAATCCTTCCCCCTGCTGCCGTCACACAGATCCTGCTGCTGGCCAACCCAAACCGGGTAAGCAGACAGTTGTACCGCTCTACACACTGTAGCTTAGTGGCTGCTTTCAAGGCGCGCCATCAGTTTGTCTTTAAACACGCGAGTACAGATGCTGTAAATACTGAactataagtgtgtgtgtgtgtgtgtccgtccctcAGGAGAAAGTGCATCTGCAGTACAGATTAACCTTCAccatgggggaggaggagcacagcGAGAGCGGCGGTCTAGAACAGTTCCCTCCTCCAGAGACTTGGGGGAACCTATAGCATTGAAACGCAACCACAACCTGACACTCTCAGCTTTCAGACTCCTTCTGAAAAACCACCTCTCCAACGCGACACTGTGCATTCGCTCAATTTCCTTTTGTAAAGACGTGCTTTCTTTGATCGGTATTGATTTGTTTCCTTGCTTTGCGCTTGTACTTTCTCACGTTATTCTTAACAGGCTACATCATATTATTTGGTGTGCTTGATGTTTATCTCTTTACAACGTTGGTCTGATTAGTTGCGTCGAGCTTCACCTCTGCATGCTTTTCATATGTGGGACACAATCCAGCACACCGAGCGGACGTTAGTCATCTTAGTTTTCACAAAGCTATACTTAATCATCCTTTTGTGGTGTGTTTGGTAATTTATTTTGCTACGAATGAGGACACTTTCTGATTTGCACGGAAAATGATGTTTGATTGTACGGTTGTCATGTCTGTTCATCttgtgaaaagaacaaaattaACTCCGAGAATTGTGTATCATTTACCATATGTGCCTATTTTGCAGTTCTAACATTATTTAACGGTCTGTttggatggatttgtttttctcatctgTGACACACCCGGCATGTTGGTTCTGTCTGAGATGCAGTTCAGCGATGTAATATCCTTAAGATTCTTGTGTATTTTCGTTACTTACATTCTGATTTAAGTTGCTATTGGGGCATCTTGTGCTGGTGATCTCAAACAAGTTCAACTGGTTTACCGGCGTGATGCATGTCAGCCacgttcaacccccccccccccccggctctcaAACACCTCGCTCAATACGACTGCTTTGTAAATACCAGTGATAGCAGACCCGTTATGTATATTTGACTTGTGCGAGAGCATAATATTCCAAATGGGTAATAAAGGATTTTTCTTGGTGAACTGAAGCCCTGTTCATTTGTTTCATCACATGGAAACTACACCTGGATGTCAAGGAAATAAAGACCACAGCTTGATACAGTGAGCTTTATTAAACTGTAAAAATGATTTTGCATGGAAAATCTCACCCCACATTGGTGACTAACTGAATAAGCAAATGTGGAAAAAAGCTAATGTATGTGCTTGATGCACAGCTGCCTCTATCAGGCCAAAAtaagtataataataaaatcaaaaagaagaaatcccTTTTACACCAAGTTTTGTTAAATCTACTCAGtgatttttgaacacaagataAGACCTTGAACACTAACCGCTCTTGTACAATAATTCACAACACCTACCTCATACACCTAAAGGGAAAATCTGATTACAAATACAGCAAGTTTGAAAGACATTTATTTCTCCCCAAAATCCTAACTAGCTTCTGTGAAACTTAACTCTGATTTAGTGGACCAATCAAACAAACTGGGAATCAGGCCCCATTCTGTCGTGGcttgttttaaattgaatgtaGATGTTGTAATGGTCAGATGGGTGTGTGCGCGGGACCGACTCACAAGCGACATTACTCTGTGCCTGGCGGCAGCGGAGGGGCGAACTGGAAGGGGGCGTGGCCCATCATGGGCTGGGGAAGGTTGAACTGCATTAGTGGCTGTGGCCCCACCGCAGAGAGCGGGAGCGGCACCAACCCACCGGCCCCCGACCCAGaactgctggtgctgctgctggtattCTGGAACTGCTCGTATGAGCTGCTGCGCCCGCCGTCCCTGCTGCTGCGATCTCtgtaagaggaggaagaggaggaggacgagcgcTCGCCGTCCCGGCTGCTTCCTCTGCGGCCGTTCCGGCTGATCTCTTTGTCGCTGCCGCCGCCCGCAGGGCGCATTCGCCTCTCACACTCGCTCTGGTACATCAGGTTGGGGTTGTTCGAGTCGGCGCCACTGCGAAAACGAGGACGCCCACCTGCAGatggaaaaaagaaggaagacaACAATATTCCACATTCCAATAGCCTCATAGTACATTAGGAAGTGAATATCTAATCCAGCGAGGTCTCACCTCCTGCACGTCCAGTGTCCACCAGCTGCAGCAGTTTGGGATTGATGGCCTGTCGGGCCTCCTCCAGCACCCGAATCAGCTCGCGGGCCTGCCGCAGGTTCCCCGGGGTGAAGAAGGTGTAGGCGGTGCCTTTGTTGTTGCTGCGGGCCGTGCGGCCGATGCGATGGATGTAGTCCTCCGACGAGTTGGGATAGTCATAGTTGATGACAAATTTGACATCCTCCACATCTGGACATTTGAGGCGGCggtggttgaggggggggggcggcgtgacGGGGGAGGAGAAGACGAGTACACAATTCAGGACAAAACTAAGACATGAACTCCATTTGTGAATTTTTAAGTTTTCGTGCTTTTGAAAGATGGGAAGTTGTAGACAGGAAATACCATCATCATCCTCGAAAAAGCTTACGGCCACTTACCTTAAATCAACAATTGGAAAAGGAGTTGACTTACCATGCTAATTACTCCTTATCTAGCATAGAGcagtgcacacatgcacataagaTACGTGTGGCCAAAGGGGGACACGTCAAATGAAT of Gasterosteus aculeatus chromosome 11, fGasAcu3.hap1.1, whole genome shotgun sequence contains these proteins:
- the LOC120828122 gene encoding ADP-ribosylation factor-binding protein GGA1 isoform X1, giving the protein MRSTSTSPLPLRGRASLARPTQRINLAVMAAPPDAESLESRINRATNPLNRDADWSSIHAFCDQLNNDLEGPQLATRLLAHKIQSPQECEAMQALLVLETCMKNCGKRFHSEVGKFRFLNELIKVVSPKYLGSRSPEPVKKKVLELIFSWTLGLPDEAKISDAYQMLKKQGIIKQDPELPPDKLLNLPPPRPKNAIFEDEEKSKVLSRLLNSSHPDDLKAANKLIKEMVQEDQKRAEKVSKRVNAIQEVNESVSLLTQLLQDYDGTADNQSNAELVQDLYQRCEKMRPTLFRLASDTEDNDEALAEILQANDSLTQVINQYKQQVKGEMVNGNNTLNRTTGGGTALLDLSGLDTSPQSPPSFPEFPTPTDRLHIPLQEMGISLLDDELMSLGLSEGTHTNPPSQPEDSTAWDSFQSSDSIDADIPAGPSLLLSPDPSHSQPLSSCSTPGNSALDELDLLGKTLMQQSLPPEGLQVKWDKQQCKPTLRDLQSKSGCNITPSPIPTFAAEHAAPLAVPQPGPAATLLDTSPPRAETPPAEVTLTDVFVPLESIKPSSLLPVTVFDGHSLRVLFHFASDSPPSRPDVLVVIISMLSSAPVPVCKINFQTTAPKSMAVKLQPPSGTELPAFNPILPPAAVTQILLLANPNREKVHLQYRLTFTMGEEEHSESGGLEQFPPPETWGNL
- the LOC120828122 gene encoding ADP-ribosylation factor-binding protein GGA1 isoform X2 translates to MQALLVLETCMKNCGKRFHSEVGKFRFLNELIKVVSPKYLGSRSPEPVKKKVLELIFSWTLGLPDEAKISDAYQMLKKQGIIKQDPELPPDKLLNLPPPRPKNAIFEDEEKSKVLSRLLNSSHPDDLKAANKLIKEMVQEDQKRAEKVSKRVNAIQEVNESVSLLTQLLQDYDGTADNQSNAELVQDLYQRCEKMRPTLFRLASDTEDNDEALAEILQANDSLTQVINQYKQQVKGEMVNGNNTLNRTTGGGTALLDLSGLDTSPQSPPSFPEFPTPTDRLHIPLQEMGISLLDDELMSLGLSEGTHTNPPSQPEDSTAWDSFQSSDSIDADIPAGPSLLLSPDPSHSQPLSSCSTPGNSALDELDLLGKTLMQQSLPPEGLQVKWDKQQCKPTLRDLQSKSGCNITPSPIPTFAAEHAAPLAVPQPGPAATLLDTSPPRAETPPAEVTLTDVFVPLESIKPSSLLPVTVFDGHSLRVLFHFASDSPPSRPDVLVVIISMLSSAPVPVCKINFQTTAPKSMAVKLQPPSGTELPAFNPILPPAAVTQILLLANPNREKVHLQYRLTFTMGEEEHSESGGLEQFPPPETWGNL